In a single window of the Panthera leo isolate Ple1 chromosome A1, P.leo_Ple1_pat1.1, whole genome shotgun sequence genome:
- the LRRC14B gene encoding leucine-rich repeat-containing protein 14B, whose protein sequence is MRSLRFISAEALVSHPQVAKQSLDGVAHNLYPLLFKASYLLEQAEVIRTLLERWPLEEFWLSALLGPRSEPPEDLRDRACRACLEACVQGLADHVLRAGGPRRLRVADLTGIRDVQVQQCPCGRALGRWGRTELLARTCCRLQAEPLVAQRPIQVFADLFVTEGNFKVVVQALGPSGPAPLRVRCLSFRADSLGPSQLLHVLRLAGPGELRRLEVVHNVRLHAGHVQQLLAQAGFPQLASLTLPAKAFDAPPTSTPTPDGEDPLLTSIAWELSQMTQLTELSVAFSTLTGKIRKLLGPLRTPLRVLDLANCSLNHADMAFLADCAHSMCLEVLDLSGHSLFSLFPSTFFRLLGRAAQTLRILTLEECSIEDSHMSMLILALSPCHELCELRFLGNPLSARALRRLFTALCELPKLRCVEFPVPKDCYPEGTAYPQDELAMSKFDQQKYNVIAEDLRAVLLRAGRGDIQVCTPLFGSFDPDIQETSNELGAFLLQAFKTALENFSRALEQM, encoded by the exons ATGAGGTCGCTACGCTTCATTTCTGCTGAGGCCCTGGTGTCGCACCCCCAGGTGGCCAAGCAGAGCCTGGATGGCGTGGCCCACAATCTCTACCCACTCCTGTTCAAAGCCAGCTACTTGCTGGAGCAGGCAGAGGTGATCCGCACCCTGCTGGAGCGCTGGCCGCTGGAGGAGTTCTGGCTGAGCGCGCTGCTCGGGCCGCGCTCGGAACCCCCGGAGGACTTGCGGGACCGCGCCTGCCGGGCCTGCCTGGAGGCCTGTGTGCAGGGCCTCGCGGACCACGTGCTCCGGGCCGGCGGCCCGAGGCGGCTGCGGGTGGCAGACCTCACAGGCATCCGAGACGTGCAGGTGCAGCAGTGCCCCTGTGGCAGGGCGCTGGGCAGGTGGGGCCGCACGGAGCTGCTGGCCAGGACCTGCTGCCGGCTGCAGGCAGAGCCCCTAGTGGCCCAGCGCCCCATCCAGGTCTTTGCTGACCTCTTTGTCACAGAGGGCAACTTCAAGGTGGTGGTGCAGGCCCTGGGGCCATCAGGCCCTGCCCCACTGCGTGTGCGCTGCCTTTCTTTCCGCGCTGACAGCCTGGGCCCCAGCCAGCTGCTGCACGTGCTGCGTCTGGCCGGGCCGGGTGAGCTGCGCAGGCTCGAGGTGGTGCACAATGTGCGGCTGCATGCGGGACACGTGCAGCAGCTGCTGGCCCAGGCGGGCTTCCCCCAGCTGGCCTCGCTCACCCTGCCTGCCAAGGCCTTCGATGCGCCCCCCACCAGCACCCCAACCCCCGACGGCGAGgaccccctcctcacctccatcGCCTGGGAGCTCAGCCAGATGACCCAGCTCACAGAGCTGAGCGTGGCCTTCTCCACCCTGACAGGGAAGATTCGGAAACTGCTTGG CCCCCTGAGGACACCGCTGAGGGTCCTGGACCTGGCCAACTGCTCCCTGAACCACGCGGACATGGCCTTCTTGGCAGACTGTGCCCACAGCATGTGTCTGGAGGTGCTGGACCTCAGTGGGCACAGCCTGTTCAGCCTGTTCCCCTCAACCTTCTTCAGGCTGCTGGGCCGGGCCGCCCAGACACTGAGGATTCTCACCCTGGAGGAGTGCAGCATCGAAGACAGCCACATGAGCATGCTGATATTGGCCCTGAGCCCTTGCCACGAGCTCTGTGAGCTTCGCTTCCTGGGGAACCCACTGTCGGCCCGGGCCCTGAGGCGCCTCTTCACAGCTCTCTGTGAGCTGCCCAAGCTTCGGTGCGTAGAGTTCCCAGTGCCCAAGGACTGCTACCCTGAGGGCACCGCCTACCCCCAGGATGAGCTGGCCATGTCCAAATTTGACCAGCAGAAATACAATGTGATTGCTGAGGACCTCCGGGCTGTGCTGCTTAGGGCTGGCCGGGGGGACATCCAAGTCTGCACGCCCCTCTTTGGAAGTTTTGACCCAGATATCCAAGAAACAAGCAATGAACTTGGAGCTTTCTTGCTGCAAGCTTTCAAAACTGCTCTAGAAAACTTTTCTAGAGCGTTGGAACAAATGTAG